The Pontibacillus halophilus JSM 076056 = DSM 19796 genome includes a window with the following:
- a CDS encoding YerC/YecD family TrpR-related protein — protein MQIDKLRGKELDQLFKAILTLENVEECYQFFDDLATMNEVQSLAQRLQVANMLRQGYTYHKIETETGASTATISRVKRVLHFGNDAYVMALDRIPEDE, from the coding sequence ATGCAAATTGATAAATTACGAGGAAAAGAATTAGACCAGCTATTCAAGGCAATTCTAACCCTCGAAAACGTCGAAGAATGCTACCAATTCTTCGATGACTTAGCTACGATGAACGAAGTCCAATCACTCGCACAACGCCTACAAGTCGCTAACATGCTTCGCCAAGGCTATACGTATCATAAGATCGAAACCGAAACAGGCGCCTCAACCGCAACCATCTCCCGCGTAAAACGCGTACTCCACTTCGGAAACGATGCATACGTTATGGCATTAGACCGTATTCCTGAAGACGAGTAA
- a CDS encoding DUF3048 domain-containing protein, with amino-acid sequence MKYKWLGVATLLLSLTMTGCVQGEAEGQTIEKAPAQEEKPQQKEITVDDEATETTATFPLTGLPAEGDLNRRAVAVMVNNHSYARPQTGLLEADIVYEVLAEGDITRLVAIYHSQQPAKVGPVRSAREYYVDLANGHDALYLYHGAATFIENQMSGWINNLNGSYYDNDGKLFTRDQSRKAPHNSYLLFDSVLDVAQNKGYTVDTAPTSLPFSEEGVQGERASTVEIVYAETPEERVTYQYNEAEGHYIRFNDGEPTVDRETTEPVTLDNVFIVATAHKVIDNKGRRAVDLTSGGSGYLLQQGSIQAVEWKNNDGRLLPYKDGKPVGFIPGQTWVNIVPERNFPQSITME; translated from the coding sequence ATGAAATACAAATGGTTAGGTGTAGCCACGTTGCTATTGTCGTTAACCATGACCGGCTGTGTGCAAGGGGAAGCGGAAGGCCAAACAATAGAGAAAGCCCCTGCACAAGAGGAGAAACCACAACAGAAGGAAATTACAGTTGATGATGAAGCGACAGAAACGACTGCTACGTTTCCGTTAACTGGACTTCCAGCTGAAGGAGATTTGAACCGAAGAGCTGTTGCCGTGATGGTAAACAATCACAGCTATGCACGCCCGCAAACTGGCTTACTAGAGGCTGACATTGTATACGAGGTGCTTGCAGAAGGAGACATTACCAGGCTTGTGGCAATCTATCACAGCCAACAACCTGCGAAAGTCGGCCCTGTCCGCAGTGCACGGGAATACTACGTTGATCTTGCCAATGGTCATGATGCCTTGTACCTTTATCACGGAGCTGCCACTTTTATTGAGAACCAGATGAGTGGGTGGATCAATAATCTAAACGGCAGTTACTATGACAATGATGGGAAATTATTCACACGTGACCAATCTAGAAAGGCGCCACACAATTCTTATCTACTGTTTGACTCCGTATTGGATGTCGCTCAAAATAAAGGATACACCGTGGATACAGCACCCACCTCTCTTCCTTTTTCAGAAGAAGGGGTTCAAGGCGAACGAGCAAGCACAGTCGAGATTGTGTACGCAGAAACGCCAGAAGAGCGTGTGACGTACCAGTATAACGAAGCGGAAGGCCATTACATCCGGTTTAACGACGGAGAACCGACCGTTGACCGAGAAACAACCGAACCCGTTACGCTAGACAATGTCTTTATTGTCGCAACCGCGCACAAAGTTATTGATAACAAAGGCAGACGCGCCGTTGATTTAACATCGGGTGGCTCAGGATACTTACTCCAACAAGGAAGCATCCAAGCCGTCGAATGGAAGAACAATGACGGCCGTCTACTACCCTATAAAGATGGAAAACCCGTCGGCTTTATTCCAGGACAGACATGGGTCAATATTGTGCCGGAAAGAAACTTCCCACAATCCATCACAATGGAATAA
- a CDS encoding adenine deaminase C-terminal domain-containing protein, protein MSYHYPWRNRKLREHTAVLDGDVAPTYVLTNATYLNVFLKQWLTENIWIYEDRIVYVGEKLPKYDEGTTYMDCSESYIVPGYIEPHAHPFQLYNPHSLQQYASRTGTTSTVNDNISLLFLTERKKAFSLIEAVNETPFSLYWWCRFDSQSHLQNAEPYFNERTILSWLNHPYVVQGGELTSWPDILKDDDRALKWMQEAKVVRKQIEGHFPGASERTLTKMKLLGTDGDHEAMTGQEVYERLRLGYTVALRHSSIRPDLPKLLEELKAYNLQSYDRLLLTTDGSTPSFYRDGLMNVCIKKAIEGGVPIEDAYAMATYNVARHFTLDHLLGSIGPGRVAHLNFLSAKDHPTPHSVMAKGQWVVKDDKVVQEESSMDWDSYGLAPLNLQWDVSEEDLTFSIPMGLELMNNVLMKPYAITTEYDEGQSMMTDEAFIMLLNRDGRWKVNTMIKGFTDTLGGLVSSYSNTGDFIFIGKKRSDMLLAFQRMKELGGGIVLAHEGEIVYELPLPIGGMMSDFSFEVLMKKESELKEQLAQHGYSYSDPVYTLLFLSSTHLPYIRITPKGIVHVKKKEVLFPAIMR, encoded by the coding sequence ATGAGCTACCACTATCCATGGCGAAATCGTAAACTACGCGAGCATACCGCTGTCCTCGATGGCGATGTGGCTCCAACCTATGTTCTGACAAATGCGACCTACTTAAACGTCTTCTTAAAACAATGGCTAACAGAAAACATTTGGATCTATGAAGATCGCATCGTGTACGTTGGTGAAAAGCTGCCTAAGTATGATGAAGGAACCACATATATGGACTGCAGCGAAAGCTACATCGTACCTGGATATATAGAACCTCACGCCCACCCATTTCAGTTATATAATCCCCACAGTCTTCAGCAATATGCATCTAGAACTGGAACAACTTCAACAGTAAACGACAACATTAGTTTGCTTTTTTTAACAGAGAGAAAGAAAGCGTTTTCCTTGATTGAAGCTGTGAATGAAACACCGTTCTCTCTCTATTGGTGGTGCCGTTTCGATAGTCAATCCCACTTGCAGAATGCTGAACCTTACTTTAATGAACGAACTATACTCAGTTGGCTTAACCACCCGTACGTTGTCCAAGGCGGTGAACTGACATCCTGGCCAGACATTCTCAAAGACGATGATCGTGCGTTGAAATGGATGCAGGAAGCGAAAGTCGTTCGAAAGCAGATTGAAGGCCATTTCCCAGGCGCGTCAGAACGCACCCTCACGAAAATGAAGCTGCTTGGCACGGATGGAGACCATGAAGCGATGACAGGGCAGGAAGTCTATGAACGCCTTCGCCTCGGGTACACAGTGGCGCTTCGGCATTCTTCCATACGACCAGACTTACCGAAGCTGCTAGAAGAATTAAAGGCGTACAACCTTCAGTCCTACGACCGACTCCTACTAACAACGGATGGCTCAACCCCTTCCTTCTATCGTGATGGATTGATGAATGTATGTATAAAGAAGGCGATTGAAGGCGGTGTACCTATTGAAGACGCCTACGCCATGGCTACGTACAATGTAGCCCGTCACTTTACGCTCGACCATTTGCTTGGAAGCATTGGACCTGGACGAGTCGCACATCTGAACTTCCTTTCAGCTAAGGATCACCCAACACCTCACTCGGTCATGGCTAAAGGGCAGTGGGTTGTGAAGGATGATAAAGTAGTTCAAGAAGAAAGTTCGATGGATTGGGATTCCTACGGCCTAGCTCCTCTCAACCTCCAATGGGATGTGAGCGAAGAGGACTTAACATTCTCTATCCCAATGGGACTTGAGTTAATGAACAATGTATTGATGAAGCCATATGCGATTACGACCGAGTACGACGAAGGTCAGTCGATGATGACAGATGAAGCGTTCATTATGTTGTTAAATCGAGATGGACGTTGGAAAGTCAATACGATGATTAAAGGGTTTACAGACACGCTTGGGGGACTTGTTAGCTCCTATAGCAATACAGGGGATTTTATCTTTATCGGAAAGAAAAGGTCGGATATGTTACTGGCGTTCCAGCGAATGAAGGAACTCGGAGGTGGCATTGTACTAGCCCATGAGGGTGAAATTGTGTACGAACTTCCATTGCCGATTGGAGGTATGATGTCAGATTTTAGTTTCGAAGTTCTTATGAAGAAAGAATCGGAGCTGAAAGAGCAATTGGCGCAACACGGCTATTCGTATAGCGACCCAGTGTACACGCTACTGTTCCTATCCTCTACTCATCTTCCTTATATACGAATCACGCCGAAGGGAATTGTCCACGTGAAGAAGAAAGAGGTACTCTTTCCTGCGATAATGCGTTAA
- a CDS encoding YgaP family membrane protein encodes MIRPNIGLLNAMLRIMFGFTLLSLTTARLTRRPWRRSYWMMAMIASMKIASGIVRYCPFTAMMDARVDDEEEFDFEETTFNPS; translated from the coding sequence ATGATACGTCCGAATATCGGTTTACTGAATGCCATGCTCCGCATCATGTTCGGCTTTACCCTCCTCTCCTTAACAACGGCTCGTCTTACACGCAGACCTTGGAGAAGAAGCTATTGGATGATGGCCATGATCGCGTCCATGAAGATTGCCTCAGGGATTGTCCGCTACTGCCCATTCACAGCGATGATGGATGCACGCGTTGACGATGAAGAAGAATTCGATTTCGAAGAGACGACATTTAACCCATCTTAG
- a CDS encoding EYxxD motif small membrane protein, whose product MNIWEYMTDMTFVFALVIGSIVAIVFLFIQKRKP is encoded by the coding sequence ATGAACATTTGGGAATATATGACCGATATGACATTTGTCTTTGCATTGGTTATTGGAAGCATCGTCGCCATTGTGTTCCTATTTATTCAAAAGCGGAAGCCTTGA